A single Corynebacterium resistens DSM 45100 DNA region contains:
- a CDS encoding 1-acyl-sn-glycerol-3-phosphate acyltransferase gives MVNYNTTRIGQSTRKISTPRIHDLVLRHVGYVEGLENIPRTGPVILVANHSSYMDHFVMKTLAESVRPGRVWFPTKAEAFDTFLSRVWHESMDCYPVDRNAPSEEIFQRARDVLDRDDTLVLYPEGTRNTGDGLLPFKSGAFRMALANKTPVIPVGMTGLAEVLPKGASIPRRRLLSVAIGQPLTVPTSGDERARARAMRDDAFDKISGLKYRSSHVTAKDSGQALDGMVTLSQTMVAENLTVDGNLPAEVVSRIQLLLRIADKTSRRRLDLQVQKTRIDGFRALNSLTPVGTMVRAAAVNQKADRLSDLHSSYDFAAYLAGRSSLVLPPWMGGGTSKASTHFKRAVAREGQMTSQAYVGLAESLAAAGDTSGAVDAYENALHNIDAADPRGVARKEKISGALAQLTGAAHGRP, from the coding sequence ATGGTCAACTACAACACCACCCGCATCGGGCAATCCACCCGCAAAATATCGACCCCTCGCATCCACGACCTCGTCCTCCGACACGTCGGTTATGTCGAAGGATTAGAGAATATCCCGCGCACAGGACCGGTCATTCTCGTCGCCAACCACTCGTCCTACATGGACCACTTCGTGATGAAAACCCTCGCCGAGTCTGTTCGCCCCGGCCGCGTCTGGTTCCCGACAAAGGCGGAAGCCTTCGACACCTTCTTGTCGCGCGTCTGGCACGAATCCATGGACTGCTACCCCGTGGACCGCAACGCGCCCAGCGAAGAAATCTTCCAACGTGCCCGCGACGTCCTGGATCGTGACGACACACTCGTTCTCTACCCCGAAGGCACCCGCAACACGGGAGATGGGCTCCTCCCGTTTAAGTCCGGAGCGTTCCGGATGGCATTGGCCAACAAGACGCCCGTCATTCCCGTCGGGATGACCGGCCTGGCCGAGGTGCTTCCGAAGGGTGCGTCTATTCCCCGCCGCCGGTTGCTCTCTGTCGCGATTGGTCAACCGTTAACGGTGCCGACCAGTGGTGATGAACGTGCCCGAGCGCGCGCCATGCGCGATGACGCTTTCGACAAGATCTCTGGTCTGAAGTACCGCTCCAGTCACGTCACCGCGAAAGATTCCGGCCAGGCGCTCGACGGGATGGTTACGCTCTCCCAGACCATGGTGGCTGAGAACCTCACGGTGGACGGAAACCTGCCCGCCGAGGTCGTCTCCCGGATTCAGCTTCTGTTGAGAATTGCAGATAAAACGTCTCGACGGCGCTTGGACTTGCAGGTACAGAAAACACGCATCGACGGCTTCCGCGCCTTAAACTCACTGACTCCCGTGGGCACGATGGTGCGTGCCGCTGCCGTGAATCAAAAAGCCGATCGACTTTCCGACCTGCATTCGTCCTACGACTTCGCGGCCTACCTCGCTGGCCGTAGCTCTCTCGTCCTGCCGCCATGGATGGGAGGCGGCACAAGCAAAGCGAGCACACACTTCAAGCGTGCCGTCGCCCGCGAAGGGCAGATGACATCACAGGCCTATGTGGGGCTTGCGGAGTCTCTGGCTGCCGCCGGTGACACCTCCGGCGCCGTCGACGCCTACGAAAACGCACTACACAACATTGATGCTGCTGATCCCCGAGGAGTCGCGCGCAAAGAGAAGATCTCTGGTGCCTTAGCCCAGCTCACCGGCGCAGCACACGGGAGGCCATAA